The following proteins come from a genomic window of Nocardioides albertanoniae:
- a CDS encoding DUF4032 domain-containing protein produces the protein MALRMLASRPDPALYTLPWSLPLEEWPDDVVVPLTRGLSRHVVRIVRVRNNIYAVKATQADIARREYDMLRELQRLGLPTVVPKCVVTGRTDRDGNDLGAALMTDHLTYSLPYRALFERGLAADRLPSLIDALVVLLVRLHLAGFYWGDVSLSNVLFVRDAAGFAAYLVDAETGELKADLSDRLREYDLDVAYQNIYGELLDLQASDSLPESFPIDAIVERLQSRYDALWRELTEEQVFSAQEMWHIEQRIERLHDLGFDVEELDITTSDDGDTVALRPRVVELGHHRRELRTLTGLDVQDAQARRILNDIAAFRATRDLGNLPIEIAAGRWVREVYDPIVAMRPPGAAAKLTPAQMFHEILEHRWVLSEFAGEWVKLINAAESYYEDIIEHRPDEAVTPPSES, from the coding sequence ATGGCCCTGCGGATGCTCGCCAGCCGGCCCGATCCGGCCCTCTACACCCTGCCCTGGTCGCTTCCCCTGGAGGAGTGGCCCGACGATGTCGTGGTGCCGCTGACCCGCGGGCTGAGCCGTCACGTCGTACGCATCGTGCGGGTGCGCAACAACATCTACGCGGTCAAGGCGACCCAGGCCGACATCGCCCGGCGGGAGTACGACATGCTGCGCGAGCTGCAGCGCCTCGGGCTGCCGACGGTGGTCCCGAAGTGCGTCGTCACCGGCCGCACCGACCGCGACGGCAACGATCTCGGCGCCGCGCTGATGACCGACCACCTGACCTACTCGCTCCCCTATCGGGCGCTGTTCGAGCGTGGCCTGGCCGCCGACCGGCTACCCAGCCTGATCGACGCCCTCGTCGTCCTGCTCGTGCGCCTCCACCTGGCCGGCTTCTACTGGGGCGACGTGTCGCTGTCGAACGTGCTGTTCGTGCGTGACGCCGCCGGCTTCGCCGCCTACCTGGTCGATGCGGAGACCGGAGAGCTCAAGGCCGACCTGTCCGACCGGCTGCGGGAGTACGACCTCGACGTCGCCTACCAGAACATCTACGGGGAGCTGCTCGACCTGCAGGCGAGCGACTCGCTGCCGGAGTCGTTCCCGATCGACGCGATCGTCGAGCGGCTGCAGAGTCGTTACGACGCGCTGTGGCGTGAGCTCACCGAGGAGCAGGTCTTCTCGGCCCAGGAGATGTGGCACATCGAGCAGCGCATCGAGCGGCTTCACGACCTCGGTTTCGACGTCGAGGAGCTCGACATCACCACCAGCGACGACGGCGACACGGTCGCGCTCCGGCCACGGGTCGTCGAGCTCGGCCATCATCGACGCGAGCTGCGTACGCTGACCGGTCTCGACGTGCAGGACGCCCAGGCGCGGCGGATCCTCAACGACATCGCCGCCTTCCGCGCCACCCGCGACCTCGGCAACCTGCCGATCGAGATCGCCGCCGGCCGGTGGGTGCGCGAGGTCTACGACCCCATCGTCGCCATGCGACCGCCCGGTGCCGCCGCCAAGCTCACCCCGGCGCAGATGTTCCACGAGATCCTCGAGCACCGCTGGGTGCTCTCGGAGTTCGCCGGCGAGTGGGTCAAGCTGATCAACGCCGCCGAGTCCTACTACGAGGACATCATCGAGCACCGCCCCGACGAGGCCGTCACTCCGCCTTCCGAATCGTGA